The Anopheles coluzzii chromosome 2, AcolN3, whole genome shotgun sequence genome window below encodes:
- the LOC120951723 gene encoding WD repeat-containing protein 6, with product MRVLTDATCIRVLCGEKLLIGIGNQLLLVYRSSNGSTLRRIAPLPRLVDKIHGIEACVMKEEQWLVIVHAGRATYSIILDYQSHTFSECALLVIPEEIDLQPVPFIRRRLNDWISRISLLSSTELCIVTAHGVAALLKRDDSNRCLQWDIVDKSPCEDGSTLYCSTITGQRWENVIILSGTALGLLLIWSVDGPNRGKVLTSVSAHNGVIFSISCNFDIGLLTTTSDDRSVKFWNVKLSGNKDSCSRAIELREERYCFAHTARVFQCRIINGEHRTLVASIGEDSHLCLWTVDGDLVLKKRLDEGPTLWSMDYDPTSATIFVTASNGNLHKYCIRHAIDDGDDLCKHKNALTDISPNLQRNEHLAKVKFLNNGYMVAITNHNQVMILDSSGTIVQQLERLDDFKCSIIEIGATYLYLAGGCCVKIYKIGYDQPTHLVGSENVTFQKCFENEAGFVVKESSIRSLNYCTRSKTVAVCDSHGRCVVFDETLADIVSCHIIPNSSERWLTAFVVLNESLLLMADRSGHLYLFDKLHVEPAFKLTNVHGKLGITAIIVEENCLPLTDVYNLRTTGHDGRICELAVNCSTRTLELLTFSKSVIGWIDRKLVVRGSKTFYLGFNDSHFLVVDDANETFVQFDCGGGHRCWDFFYEPSAAIFTFVFIQHKKLKKVHFTPRNNVGSELTLSRFNWHTRACNVLQVAKHGNSYLLLSGGEDNILRINVLDNGQILEAPRKHLFSHISSVKTILVKRLENDALLMISAGGRAQICLTSIDLDSFRIKQEYEYMLLATDSERSRWKTNRRSTFDPETKFMCAAFLTNDRIVFGCSDGFVRIFQLSTTDGQFSVSLTGETFYGRCILKMISIDIDEKSIFITMATDGYLCFWDASCPTEPIFRHRHHTSGVNAVDVKQIGAGKLVFVTGGDDQSVTVSLLEMKKSNEKLQVRVLKHLSEQYMHTAQVTGLKLLDNDKMISVGVDQRLFVSSFSSYDKLVVESTINTCIADVKGVSFIEEDNEAIVYGCGIEIIQLQGTLMNSKMT from the exons ATGCGTGTGCTTACCGATGCAACTTGCATTAGAGTGCTTTGTGGCGAGAAATTACTCATag GCATAGGGAACCAGTTGCTGCTCGTGTACCGCTCATCAAATGGATCAACGCTACGAAGGATCGCTCCATTGCCAAGGCTAGTGGATAAAATTCATGGAATAGAGGCATGTGTTATGAAGGAAGAACAATGGCTCGTGATAGTTCACGCTGGTCGTGCAACGTACAGTATCATATTAGATTACCAATCCCACACGTTCTCTGAATGTGCTCTGCTCGTTATTCCGGAAGAAATAGACCTCCAGCCGGTACCTTTCATTCGACGACGGTTAAACGACTGGATTAGCCGGATCTCACTGCTCTCTTCTACCGAGCTGTGCATTGTTACCGCGCATGGAGTGGCAGCGTTATTGAAACGCGACGATAGCAATCGTTGTTTGCAATGGGATATTGTAGATAAAAGTCCGTGCGAGGACGGGTCTACGCTCTACTGTTCCACGATTACCGGCCAACGGTGGGAGAACGTTATAATACTTTCTGGCACTGCCTTAGGTCTTTTGCTGATCTGGTCCGTTGATGGTCCAAACCGGGGCAAAGTGTTAACGAGTGTCTCTGCCCATAACGGGGTCATTTTCTCGATATCGTGCAATTTTGATATAGGCTTGCTCACAACTACCTCGGATGATCGATCGGTTAAATTTTGGAACGTTAAACTGTCAGGTAATAAGGATAGCTGCTCGCGGGCGATAGAACTGCGGGAGGAAAGATATTGTTTCGCACACACAGCTAGGGTGTTTCAATGTCGTATCATAAATGGAG AACACCGAACTCTGGTTGCATCGATCGGGGAGGATTCACATCTTTGCCTTTGGACTGTCGATGGAGATCTGGTGCTGAAGAAACGCTTAGATGAAGGACCCACATTATGGAGTATGGATTATGATCCCACAAGTGCCACGATTTTTGTAACAGCGAGCAATGGAAACTTACATAAGTACTGCATACGCCATGCCATCGACGACGGTGACGATCTTTGTAAACACAAAAATGCCTTGACAGACATCAGCCCCAACTTGCAACGAAACGAGCATTTGGCAAAAGTAAAGTTCTTAAACAATGGATACATGGTAGCTATAACGAACCACAATCAGGTTATGATTTTGGATAGTAGTGGCACGATTGTACAACAGCTTGAAAGACTGGATGATTTTAAATGTAGCATTATAGAAATTGGAGCAACATATCTATATCTAGCTGGTGGCTGTTGTGtgaaaatctacaaaatcggcTACGATCAACCCACCCATCTCGTAGGAAGCGAAAACGTAACCTtccaaaaatgttttgaaaatgaagcCGGCTTTGTTGTAAAAGAGAGTTCCATAAGGTCATTAAATTACTGTACACGGTCGAAAACGGTGGCCGTTTGCGATTCTCACGGACGATGCGTTGTGTTCGATGAGACACTGGCGGACATTGTATCCTGCCATATAATTCCTAACTCATCTGAACGATGGCTGACTGCGTTTGTAGTACTCAATGAATCATTGTTGCTCATGGCCGATCGTTCGGGACACTTGTACCTTTTTGATAAGCTGCACGTAGAACCTGCATTCAAATTAACAAACGTGCACGGAAAGCTAGGCATCACTGCAATTATCGTTGAGGAAAATTGCCTGCCATTGACGGATGTGTACAACTTAAGAACCACCGGACATGATGGCCGGATATGTGAGTTAGCTGTTAATTGTAGTACACGCACACTGGAACTCCTTACGTTCAGCAAATCGGTCATCGGATGGATCGATCGCAAACTGGTAGTACGCGGCTCAAAAACGTTCTACCTAGGCTTCAACGATTCACACTTCCTCGTGGTGGATGATGCCAATGAGACGTTTGTTCAGTTTGACTGTGGTGGAGGACACCGGTGTTGGGATTTCTTTTACGAACCATCAGCGGCCATCTTCACGTTCGTGTTCattcaacataaaaaactgaaaaaagtaCATTTTACACCGCGCAACAACGTTGGCAGTGAGCTGACACTCTCACGCTTCAACTGGCACACACGGGCATGTAACGTGTTGCAGGTAGCGAAGCATGGAAATTCTTATTTATTGCTTTCCGGAGGGGAGGACAATATTCTAAGAATCAACGTTTTGGACAATGGGCAAATACTGGAAGCGCCTCGTAAACACCTGTTTAGCCATATATCAAGCGTAAAAACGATTCTAGTCAAACGGCTTGAAAACGATGCACTGCTCATGATTTCAGCCGGCGGAAGGGCACAGATATGCTTGACCAGCATTGATTTGGACAGTTTTCGCATAAAACAGGAGTATGAATATATGCTATTGGCCACCGATTCGGAGCGCAGCCGATGGAAAACGAATCGACGGTCCACTTTCGATCCAGAAACAAAGTTTATGTGCGCGGCCTTTCTTACCAATGATCGCATCGTGTTTGGCTGTTCCGATGGGTTTGTGCGAATATTTCAGCTTTCTACAACCGATGGTCAGTTTTCAGTGTCCCTGACTGGTGAAACATTTTACGGACGATGCATTTTAAAGATGATTAGCATTGATATTgatgaaaaatcaattttcataACAATGGCAACGGACGGATATTTATGCTTCTGGGATGCATCCTGCCCAACGGAGCCCATCTTCCGACATCGACATCATACCAGTGGCGTGAATGCAGTCGATGTAAAGCAAATTGGTGCGGGAAAACTCGTGTTTGTTACCGGTGGCGATGATCAGTCAGTTACGGTTTCGTTActagaaatgaagaaatcgaATGAAAAGCTACAGGTACGAGTGCTGAAGCATTTAAGTGAACAGTATATGCATACCGCACAAGTTACGGGATTAAAGTTGCTAGATAACGATAAAATGATTAGCGTGGGTGTTGATCAACGGCTGTTTGTGAGCAGTTTTTCTAGCTATGATAAGCTTGTAGTCGAAAGCACAATCAACACATGCATTGCGGACGTGAAAGGAGTATCGTTCATAGAGGAAGATAATGAAGCAATTGTGTATGGTTGCGGTATTGAAATAATCCAGCTACAAGGCACATTGATGAACAGTAAAATGACGTAG